In a single window of the Solea senegalensis isolate Sse05_10M linkage group LG1, IFAPA_SoseM_1, whole genome shotgun sequence genome:
- the zzz3 gene encoding ZZ-type zinc finger-containing protein 3 → MAASRSSRVTRSSVGLNGLDENFCGRTLRNRSIAQPEETPVSPLPRARSPKKKQESKQDTKQETKQESKQDAKQESKQDVKQESRQAAKHDTKEDTQHDGQQQALLQGKETDSKASPAEVEQWTSSRKRGVSCVEKDITAEKPENCDRGKGVRDASPQIKRAKRCPRSVESQGHEEHVEPLKPESPASVPESNKDNTCEEFPCQNSVNTAPASPVLCKEEGELMVVQAEDGHVECDGVLQPLNAYKASNGLKENKTEEPSTLTEEPSANLTSATNCLSLLNGSQVGAPSSPDPAVPCTNSDPVQIEVSGSGESPAFSAPAAHGAGPEDPVPELILAKEQEVEEVVEEVDVVGETLCLAHEEQVMESDSNGQPLTPVQEAAASTSPNMNSSPINNGNSGETTPPLARTPSPTEPVCNPSSSIPPCFTELYEHRYTLRTSPRRAATGGKGTSSKLSSPPRDNGPLREEGEVEVGLEEDCPVMEEPAPLDSVGPSSMDLEDVAGGEACGSVDDREAESKKECTHSQPAEEEEEEEEPDVYYFESDHLALKHNKDYQRLLQTIGVLEAQRTQAILDLETLGCHQREALTDPISFVEQLQKRVNLGLPCPQRVVQLPEIAWEQYTSGLSDFEREFCDKKRKTRRLKLIFDKGLPLRPKSPVEPKKEGECSTMYSSLPTSDAPENGGQMQIIRGRICHPNKPDTFNQLWSVEEQKKLEQLLVKFPPEEIESRRWQKIADELGNRTAKQVASRVQKYFIKLTKAGIPVPGRTPNLCMYTKKASSKRQHHLNKHLYRPSTFLTSYDPPVYMDEEDERSAYYGDGQDPAADDSDEESVPVELRNLPEYKELLELKRLKKQKLQEMQEEKTCVRHVGFKCDVCGMEPIQGVRWHCQDCPQDNSVDFCSNCSDCLLKTDTHKPNHHLEPVYQPETFLDRDYRLPQSTGYNYLDPNYFPANR, encoded by the exons ATGGCCGCGTCCCGTTCTTCGCGCGTCACAAGGTCATCAGTGGGACTCAATGGATTGGATGAGAACTTTTGTGGTCGAACCCTCAGGAACCGTAGCATTGCCCAGCCAGAGGAGACACCAGTGTCTCCACTACCTAGAGCCCGGTCGCCCAAGAAGAAGCAGGAGTCGAAACAGGACACAAAGCAGGAAACGAAACAGGAGTCGAAACAGGACGCCAAGCAGGAGTCAAAACAAGATGTTAAGCAGGAGTCAAGGCAGGCTGCTAAACACGATACTAAGGAGGACACTCAGCACGATGGCCAACAACAGGCCTTGTTGCAGGGTAAGGAAACTGACTCGAAAGCTTCCCCAGCTGAGGTGGAGCAGTGGACCAGCTCCAGGAAGCGGGGTGTGTCCTGTGTTGAAAAGGACATAACTGCTGAGAAGCCCGAGAATTGTGATAGAGGGAAAGGGGTGCGGGATGCCTCTCCTCAAATCAAAAGGGCCAAACGGTGCCCCCGCTCTGTAGAGTCTCAGGGACACGAGGAGCATGTGGAGCCTCTGAAACCTGAAAGTCCAGCATCTGTCCCAGAGTCTAACAAGGACAACACGTGTGAAGAATTTCCCTGCCAAAACTCTGTTAACACAGCTCCcgcctcacctgtcctctgtaaAGAGGAAGGTGAGCTAATGGTTGTGCAGGCAGAGGATGGTCATGTGGAGTGTGATGGGGTGTTACAGCCCCTGAATGCTTATAAAGCGTCTAATGGACTCAAAGAGAATAAGACCGAGGAACCCAGCACACTCACTGAGGAACCCAGTGCAAATCTCACCTCTGCCACTAACTGCCTGTCGCTGCTCAATGGTAGCCAGGTGGGGGCTCCCTCATCCCCTGACCCTGCTGTGCCTTGTACAAACTCTGACCCTGTGCAGATTGAGGTCTCTGGCTCAGGGGAATCGCCAGCCTTTTCTGCACCAGCAGCCCATGGGGCTGGTCCAGAGGATCCTGTCCCTGAGCTCATCTTGGCCAAGGaacaggaggtggaggaggtggtggaggaggttgACGTGGTGGGCGAGACCTTGTGTCTCGCCCACGAGGAGCAGGTGATGGAGAGCGACTCCAATGGCCAGCCACTAACACCAGTGCAAGAAGCTGCTGCCTCCACCTCACCTAACATGAACAGTAGTCCAATCAACAATGGCAACTCAGGAGAAACAACACCCCCACTAGCAAGAACCCCCTCCCCAACAGAGCCAGTGTGCAATCCCTCCTCCAGCATTCCCCCATGTTTCACAGAGCTCTATGAACACAGATATACTCTACGGACTTCACCCAGGAGGGCTGCTACTGGTGGCAAAGGCACCTCCTCCAAGCTCAGCTCTCCTCCTAGAGACAATGGTCCCTTGAGGGAagagggggaggtggaggtTGGGCTGGAGGAGGACTGCCCTGTGATGGAAGAACCTGCCCCCTTAGACTCTGTTGGCCCCTCTTCCATGGATCTTGAAGATGTGGCAGGTGGTGAGGCTTGTGGGTCTGTGGATGATAGAGAGGCAGAGAGCAAAAAGGAGTGCACACACAGCCAGcctgcagaagaggaggaggaagaggaggagccagaCGTGTATTATTTTGAGTCTGACCACCTGGCtcttaaacacaacaaaga TTATCAGAGGCTGCTGCAGACCATCGGAGTTCTTGAGGCCCAGCGCACGCAGGCCATCCTGGACCTGGAGACTCTGGGATGTCACCAGAGAGAGGCACTCACTGATCCAATTAGCTTtgtggagcagctgcagaaacGG GTGAATTTGGGCTTGCCATGTCCTCAGCGAGTCGTTCAGCTCCCTGAAATAGCGTGGGAACAGTACACCTCAGGACTCAGTGACTTTGAGAGAGAGTTCTGTGACAAGAAGCGCAAAACCAGGCGGCTAAAGCTGATCTTTGACAAAG GTTTGCCGCTTAGACCAAAAAGCCCCGTGGAGCCTAAGAAGGAGGGTGAGTGCTCCACCATGTACTCGTCCCTGCCCACAAGTGATGCCCCAGAGAACGGAGGACAAATGCAG ATAATCAGGGGGAGGATCTGTCACCCAAACAAGCCTGACACATTTAACCAGCTGTGGTCTGTGGAGGAACAG AAAAAACTGGAGCAGCTTCTTGTCAAGTTTCCCCCTGAGGAAATTGAGTCCAGAAGATGGCAGAAGATTGCAGATGAGCTGGGCAATCGAACAGCAAAACAG GTTGCTAGTAGGGTTCAAAAGTACTTCATCAAACTGACAAAAGCTGGTATCCCCGTGCCTGGAAGAACACCCAACCTGTGCATGTACACTAAAAAG GCATCCAGTAAAAGACAGCACCACCTTAACAAGCACCTGTACCGGCCATCCACCTTCCTGACCTCCTATGATCCTCCGGTGTACATGGATGAAGAAGACGAGCGCTCGGCGTATTACGGCGACGGACAGGACCCCGCTGCTGATGACTCG gatgAAGAGAGTGTGCCTGTGGAGCTGAGAAATTTGCCAGAATACAAAGAGCTCTTGGAGCTGAAGCGATTGAAAAAGCAGAAGCTCCAGgagatgcaggaggagaagactTGCGTACGGCATGTAGGCTTCAAG tgtgacGTCTGTGGCATGGAGCCAATCCAGGGAGTGCGATGGCACTGTCAGGACTGTCCGCAGGACAACTCGGTCGATTTCTGCTCCAACTGCTCCGACTG TTTGTTGAAGACGGACACCCACAAGCCCAACCACCACCTGGAGCCCGTGTACCAGCCAGAAACCTTTCTGGACAGAGATTACCGCCTGCCACAGAGCACAGGCTACAACTACCTGGACCCTAACTACTTCCCAGCCAACAGATGA